GTCAAGAGATGCTCTAGAAGTTGAAGAGTGTAAAACGTGCAACTTCCTACCAATCTGCATGGGGGGTTGTGCCGTAGAATCAATTAGGAAGCATGGTCATCCCAATGATCTGGATGTGTGACGTATCGATACTTATGGAAAGAAGGACTAAAGTTTTATCTGCTCATGAACTATCCTAAAATAATTACAAGAAGGGCATGAAATTACCACTATAAGAGGAGATAAGTATGAAGCAGAACATGCTACTATTTGGCATTTCCACAGTCTCTATTACCAAATAAAAATAGGAAGAATAGGGGAGGATTAGAAATGAGGAACATTGCAATTAGTGTCGCGATAATATATTTAATGCTTTTTTCAACTCCAGCACTAGCCTCAACAAAGAGTACTCAAAGTTCCCCAAAAGTGATTGTAGAAGTTAACCCCAATTTGGAATTGTTTGCTGTGGTTTACATTCTAGCGTTTAACGGAAGTGAGGACTTTATTATTGCACCTAAAAGCTATATTAAAGACGTTTTAGAGTATTTTGAACCTTACAAAGAACATCCAGCAGTAGAGCTGATAAGAGAAATAATGCCAAGAGATCAGCCACACTATCTAAAGGATCATTTTATTATGGATTTCGCTGGGAACCTAGCTACTATGCCTTATCTTGGCAACTTTAGTGAGACTGATCTCCTTTTATCTGAGTTTTACCGACAACTTTCAGGTTTTGCAAAGGAAAGCAATTTTATTCGATTTTACAACTCTCACAGAGAAACATACGAGAATGCTGTAAAACCTTTGAGGGATGTGATACCAAAGGATTTTCCCAAAAAATTTATCGAATTCTTCGGATACAGCTATAGTGAGTACCGAGTAGAACTCTCATACTCGTTGTGGATTCATGCAC
The window above is part of the Pyrococcus sp. NA2 genome. Proteins encoded here:
- a CDS encoding SPASM domain-containing protein; its protein translation is MKVYPCLELVGNEKYVVGSIDENGNFIPTPFYYDAKSRDALEVEECKTCNFLPICMGGCAVESIRKHGHPNDLDV